In Silvanigrella paludirubra, the genomic stretch AAATTGCAATATTAAATAATTCCTCTTATGAAGACTTTGCTAAACAAAATTATGATTATTTTAAAAACAACTTTGGCGATTTTTCATTTGTTAAATATGACTCTCTTGAGCAAGCTTTTTCTGATGTACTTGACGGAAATATTTTAGGATTATATGTAGATGAAATTTATGCAAATTACATGACTTATGCTAACAAAAAAGCAAATATTTTTACTCATAAAAGAATAGTACAAGAAGCAATTGATCCTATTTCAATTGCTGTAAATTGGAAAAATCCAAATTTAGCATATTGGGTAAATTTATATATTCGAAGAATGAAATTTAATGGAAAAGAAAAAATACTTTATAATAAATACTTAAGAGATAAAAAATGATACAACGCTTAAAGAAAATACTTTTAAATCATTGGACAATTTTAATTGCTATGACGTTAGGTATGCTATATGGTATTTTTCTCCCAAAATCAGCTCAAAACTTAAACTTTTTTGGTGAAATTTATTTAGAAATGCTACAAATTACCGTCATACCAATAATGATGACTGCATTAATTTGCGGTTTTTATAATATTTTTCATAATAGTGACTCATTATATTATTTAAAAAGACTTTCTTTTTTTTATATTACTCTTATTATTTTAACTGCAACTTTATCATTTAGTCTATCTTTTATTATTTCACCAGGATCAAATTTGAGTAAAGATACTATTGAATTGTTAAATAATGGTCTTGGAAATACAGAATTAAGTTTTAGTAATAATATCTTATCTTCACCTGAAAATATTTTAGAAAGTATAAAAAAATCTTTACCAATTAATATTATAAAATCTATATATGAAAGAAGAGATATTTCAATTCTTATCTTTTCTATTCTTTTAGGAATTTCTTTAGGCATAACAGATAGCCCAAGTGTTAAAATTGCCATTTCATTTTTTGATGCTATATTTTTAGCTTTTATGAGAATGGTTAATATTTTATTATATTTATTACCAATTGGTATTTTTTTTCTTATCTCAGGATTTGTTTCAAATGTTGGAGTAGAAACATTAAAATCGTTATTTGATTTAATTGCACTTATATATGCCATTATATTTATTTTATTTATATTATTTTTATTTATTATTTCAAGGAAAAGAAAATATTCAATTTTAAATACAATAAAAAAATTAAAACATGCTTATTTAATTGCTTTTGCTACCTCGAGTAGTTTTGCCGCTATGCCAGCCGCCAT encodes the following:
- a CDS encoding dicarboxylate/amino acid:cation symporter, encoding MIQRLKKILLNHWTILIAMTLGMLYGIFLPKSAQNLNFFGEIYLEMLQITVIPIMMTALICGFYNIFHNSDSLYYLKRLSFFYITLIILTATLSFSLSFIISPGSNLSKDTIELLNNGLGNTELSFSNNILSSPENILESIKKSLPINIIKSIYERRDISILIFSILLGISLGITDSPSVKIAISFFDAIFLAFMRMVNILLYLLPIGIFFLISGFVSNVGVETLKSLFDLIALIYAIIFILFILFLFIISRKRKYSILNTIKKLKHAYLIAFATSSSFAAMPAAMLSLTNDFKIEKKNVELIMPLGISIFKPGIMIRSITIAFFLMNLYHIPINITSIFTLFLSSFLSSLASTAGPAILSATTFGIVLSPLGIPPTVGIFLLLSIEPMIDPITSMLNIQSNCLVTILVAKTQNTPEENTV